The following are encoded together in the Callithrix jacchus isolate 240 chromosome 19, calJac240_pri, whole genome shotgun sequence genome:
- the DEGS1 gene encoding sphingolipid delta(4)-desaturase DES1, producing MGSRVSREDFEWVYTDQPHADRRREILAKHPEIKSLMKPDPSLIWIIIMMVLTQLAAFYFVKDLDWKWVIFWAYAFGSCINHSMTLGIHEIAHNSAFGNRKAMWNRWFGMFANLPIGIPYSISFKRYHMDHHRYLGADGIDVDIPTDFEGWFFCTTFRKFIWVILQPLFYAFRPLFINPKPLTYLEVINTVAQVTFDILIYYFFGIKSLVYMLAASLLGLGLHPISGHFIAEHYMFLKGHETYSYYGPLNLLTFNVGYHNEHHDFPNIPGKNLPLVRKIAAEYYDNLPHYNSWIKVLYDFVMDDTISPYSRMKRQRTGEMVLE from the exons atggGGAGCCGCGTCTCGCGGGAAGACTTCGAGTGGGTCTACACCGACCAGCCCCACGCCGACCGGCGCCGGGAGATCCTGG caAAGCATCCAGAGATAAAGTCCTTGATGAAACCTGATCCCAGTTTGATATGGATTATAATTATGATGGTTCTCACCCAGTTGGCTGCATTTTACTTCGTAAAAGACTTGGACTGGAAATGGGTCATATTTTGGGCCTATGCATTTGGTAGTTGCATTAACCACTCGATGACTCTGGGTATTCATGAGATTGCTCACAATTCTGCCTTTGGCAACCGCAAAGCAATGTGGAATCGCTGGTTTGGAATGTTTGCTAACCTTCCTATTGGGATTCCATATTCCATTTCCTTCAAGAGGTACCACATGGATCATCATCGGTACCTGGGAGCTGACGGCATCGATGTAGATATTCCTACTGATTTTGAGGGCTGGTTCTTCTGTACCACTTTCAGAAAGTTTATTTGGGTTATTCTTCAGCCTCTCTTTTATGCATTTCGACCTCTGTTCATCAACCCCAAACCACTTACTTATCTGGAAGTTATCAATACCGTGGCCCAGGTCACTTTCgacattttaatttattacttttttggaATTAAATCCTTGGTCTACATGTTGGCAGCATCTTTACTTGGCCTGGGTTTGCACCCgatttctggacattttatagcTGAGCATTACATGTTCTTAAAGGGTCATGAAACTTACTCATATTATGGGCCTCTGAATTTACTTACCTTCAATGTGGGTTATCATAATGAACATCATGACTTCCCCAACATTCCTGGAAAAAACCTTCCACTG GTGAGGAAAATAGCGGCTGAATACTATGACAACCTCCCCCACTACAACTCCTGGATAAAAGTACTGTATGATTTTGTTATGGATGATACAATAAGTCCCTACTCAAGAATGAAGAGGCAACGTACAGGAGAGATGGTGCTGGAGTAA